The genomic interval AGACGCCAAGAAGAAAGCTGAAGCTGAAGAGGCGAAGAAGAAAGTCGCCGAGGAAGCGAAGAAGAAAGCTGCCGCCGACGCTGCGAAGAAGAAAGCGCAGGACGCGGCGCGCAAGTCTGCCGAAGACAAGAAGGCCCAGGCCTTGGCGGATCTGCTTTCCGACACGCCGCAGCGCCAGCAGGCCTTGGCCGATGAGCAGGGCGACGAAGTCGCGGGCAGTTTCGATGACCTGATCCGTGCGCGGGCAGCGGAAGGCTGGGCCCGTCCGCCTTCGGCACGCAAAGGCATGACGGTTGTGCTGCAGATCGGCATGTTGCCGGACGGCACCGTGACCACGGTCAGCGTGGCCAAGTCCAGCGGCGACGGTCCGTTCGACGCTTCGGCGGTGGCGGCGGTCAAGAACATTGGACGATTGACGGAAATGCAGGGAATGAAGCCGAGCGATTTCGCTCCGTATCGTTCCTTCAAGATGACATTCACACCTGAGGATCTAGCCTTGTGAGAAACCTTCTTCGAGGATTGCTGATCGCGGTCTGCTGCATGGCAGGGATCGCGATGGCGGATGAAAAGAACATTCTGGTCACCAGCGGCAGCGATCGGGCGACCCCGATCGCCGTCGTGCCGTTCGGTTTCCAGGGCGGTGCCGTCCTTCCGGACGACATGGCTGAAATCATTGGTAACGATTTGCGCAACTCGGGCTATTACTCGCCGATTCCGAAGCAAAACATGATCAGCCAGCCGAGCCAGCCGAGCGAAATCATCTTCCGTGACTGGAAGGCGGTGGGCGCCCAGTACATGATGGTCGGCAGCATCGTTCCGGCGGGCGGTCGCCTGCAGGTGCAATGGGCGCTGTTCAACGTCGCCACCGAGCAGAAAGTGGCCGACGGCAGCGTTTCCGGCACCACCGAGCAGCTGCGCGACATGGCGCACTACATCTCCGACCAGTCGTTCGAGAAGCTCACCGGCATCAAGGGTGCGTTTTCGACCCGTCTGCTGTACGTGACGGCCGAACGCTTCTCCGAGAAGAACACCCGTTACACCCTGCAGCGTTCGGACTACGACGGCGCCCGCGCCGTGACCCTGCTGCAATCGCGCGAGCCGATCCTGTCGCCGCGTTTCGCCCCGGACGGCAAGCGCATCGCCTACGTGTCGTTCGAGCAGAAGCGTCCGCGGATCTTCGTGCAGAACATCGACACCGGTCGCCGCGAGCAGATCACCAACTTCGAAGGCCTGAACGGCGCGCCGGCCTGGTCGCCTGACGGCAATCGCCTGGCGTTCGTGCTGTCCAAGGACGGCAACCCGGACATCTACGTGATGAACCTCGGTTCGCGCCAGATCACCCGCGTGACCGCAGGTCCCGGCATCAACACCGAACCGTACTGGGGCAAGGATGGCTCGACCATTTACTTCACCTCCGACCGTGGCGGCAAGCCGCAGATCTACAAGACCAGCGCCGGTGGCGGCGGTGCCGAGCGCGTGACGTTCGTGGGCAACTACAACGCCAACCCGAAACTGTCGGCCGACGAAAAGACCCTGGTGATGATCCATCGTCAGGACGGTTTCACCAATTTCAAAGTGGCGGCCCAGGATCTTCAGCGCGGAAGCGTAAAAATCCTCACTGATAGCACTCTGGACGAGTCGCCTACTGTTGCGCCCAACGGCACCATGGTAATCTACGCCACCCGCCAGCAGGGCCGGGGAGTCTTGATGCTCGTGTCCATTAACGGACGCGTGAGGCTCCCGCTTCCTACCGCTCAAGGCGAAGTCAGAGAACCGTCCTGGTCCCCTTACCTGAACTGACGCGGCGCTTTACGTTTTACTTAACACACTGGGGTTCATTAGGAGTTTCACGATGGAAATGCTGAAGTTTGGTAAATTTGCTGCGCTGGCTCTGGCCATGGCTGTAGCTGTAGGTTGCTCGTCCAAGGGCGGCGACAACGCCGGTGAAGGCGCTGTCGATCCAAACGCTGGCTACGGTGCAAACACCGGCGCCGTTGACGGTTCCCTGAGCGAAGAAGCTGCTCTGCGCGCAATCACCACCTTCTACTTCGAATACGACAGCTCGGACCTGAAGCCAGAAGCCATGCGCGCTCTGGACGTTCACGCCAAAGACCTGAAAGCAAACGGCGCTCGCGTTGTTCTGGAAGGCAACACCGACGAACGTGGTACTCGTGAGTACAACATGGCACTGGGCGAGCGTCGTGCGAAAGCCGTTCAGCGCTACCTGGTACTGCAAGGTGTTTCCCCAGCTCAGCTGGAACTGGTTTCCTACGGCGAAGAGCGTCCAGTTGCCACCGGCAACGACGAGCAGTCCTGGGCTCAAAACCGTCGCGTCGAACTGCGTAAGTAATTCGATATGCGAACGTGCCGTCGTGCTGTAACTGTCCTGGCTCTCAGCCTCGCGCCGCTTGCGGCGTGGGCTGCGGTTCCTGTGGTCGATGACAACTCCGGTTACAACAGTAGCGGGAGCAGTTATCCGCCTGCGGGTTACGGTACGAACGGCGCCTATGCCGGGGGAGCGGCTACGGCCCCTGCCTCGGCACAAGGCATGCTGTTCAACCAACTGCAACAGATGCAGGATCAGATTTCGCGCCAGCAAGGCGTGATCGAAGAACTGCAGAATCAGGTTGCGCGCATGAAGCAGGAATCCCTGGAGCGATACCAGGATCTTGATCGGCGCATAGGATCCGGCGGTGCACCTGCCGCGACTCCTGAGAATTCTTCCGCCGGCGGCGATGCAAGTGCCGCCGCCGGTGCTGCCACGGGTGCCGGGGCCGCTGCCCAGGCGCCTGCGGCCAGCAGCGAACCCGGTGATCCGGCCAAGGAAAAGCTGTATTACGATGCCGCTTTCGACCTGATCAAGGCCAAGGACTTCGACAAGGCCAGCCAGGCCTTCGCCGCATTCCTGCGCAAGTACCCGAACAGCCAGTACGCGGGCAACGCCCAGTACTGGCTGGGTGAAGTGAACCTGGCGAAGGGCGACCTGCAAGGCGCAGGTCAGGCGTTCGCCAAGGTTTCGCAGCTGTACCCCAAGCACGCCAAAGTGCCGGACTCGCTGTACAAGCTGGCTGACGTGGAGCGCCGACTGGGTCACACCGACAAGGTCAAAGGCATTCTGCAGCAGGTGGTGGCCCAATACCCGGGCACGTCCGCCGCTCAGCTGGCCCAACGCGATCTGCAGCGCATGTAAGGCCGCTGCCTGGGAACGCGTTACCCGTTCAGAAGAAACCCGCGCCTGTCGCGGGTTTTTTCGTTAGAATTCACGCCCTTTTTTCATGAAACACGCTTCTGGCGATCTGCGCGTTGGCGGGGTGGCCTGAAGTGCCTGACGGAGGCGGACAGCCTGTTTAGCTGTTACGCCCGTGGCGACTATGCAAGACACATTGAGAATCACCGAAGTTTTCTACTCGTTGCAGGGGGAAACGCGGACTGCCGGGCTGCCCACGGTTTTCGTGCGCCTGACCGGATGCCCTCTGCGTTGCCAGTACTGCGACAGCGCCTACGCCTTCAGCGGCGGCACCCTGCGCACCCTCGACGACATCGCCGAGCAGGTGGCCGGTTTCCGTCCGCGCTATGTCTGCGTGACGGGCGGCGAACCCCTGGCGCAGCCCAATGCCATTCCTTTGCTCAAGCGATTGTATGACGAAGGTTACGAGGTCTCGCTGGAAACCAGCGGCGCCCTCGACATTTCGGCCGTCGATCCGCGGGTCAGCCGTGTGCTGGACCTGAAGACGCCGGGCTCGAAAGAGGCCCACCGCAACCGCTACGAAAACATCGAACTGCTGACGCCCAACGACCAGGTGAAATTCGTCATCTGTTCGCGGGAGGACTACGACTGGGCGGTCTCCAAGCTGATCCAGTACGGCCTTGACCGTCGTGCCGGCGAAGTGCTGTTCTCCCCCAGCCACCATGACCTGAGCGCGCGGGATCTGGCGGACTGGATCGTGGCGGACAACCTGCCGGTGCGCCTGCAGTTGCAGTTGCACAAATATCTATGGAACGACGAGCCGGGGCGCTGAGATGACTGAACAACTGAACACCACTGAAAAACGCGCGGTCATCCTGCTGTCGGGTGGCCTGGATTCCGCGACCGTCGTGGCGATGGCTCGTGCAGAGGGCTACAACTGCTACACCATGAGCTTCGACTACGGTCAGCGCTCCCACGCCGAATTGCATGCTGCCGCTCGGGTGGCTCGTGATCTGGGCGTGATCGAGCATAAGGTGATCGGTCTGAACCTGAACGGCATGGGCGGTTCGGCCCTGACCGACAGCAGCATCGACATTCCAGAGGAGCTGGGCGAGGGCATTCCGGTGACTTACGTGCCGGCGCGCAACACCGTGTTCCTGTCGTTGGCGTTGGGGTGGGCGGAAGTGCTCGGGGCCCGGGACATCTTCATCGGCGTCAACGCGGTGGACTATTCCGGTTACCCGGACTGCCGTCCCGAGTTCATCGAATCGTTCGAGCGCATGGCCAATCTCGCGACCAAGGCTGGCGTGGAAGGCAACGGGTTCCGCATCCAGGCCCCGCTGCAGAACTTGAGCAAGGCACAGATCGTTCAGGCAGGCGTGAAGCTGGGCGTGAACTACGGGCTGACCGTTTCCTGCTATCAGGCTGACGATGAGGGCCGCGCCTGCGGCAAATGCGACAGCTGCCGGTTGCGTGCGGACGGCTTCGCGGCGGCCGGAATCAGCGACCCGACACCTTATTTTTGATTTTTTTCAAATTAGGTGTTGAATAGTCCTTAAAAATCAGTATTATACGCGCCACAACGAAGCGGGTCGTTAGCTCAGTTGGTAGAGCAGTTGGCTTTTAACCAATTGGTCGTAGGTTCGAATCCTACACGACCCACCATTTTCGATGTTTCAAAAAGTCTGGAAGGCCCACGCAAGTGAGGATTTCCGGATTTTTTTTTGCCTGCGATTCGGGCATGCCCGATCCGGTGCCGCCCTGCCGTGACGCAGGTCAGAATCATCTTTTGCATCAACGGGATATTCTGTAGCCTTGCGCAGCTTCAATGCTGTCCGTGCCTGATGACACTCACTCTCCCGGCGGTGCCCTCAAGTGGT from Pseudomonas ekonensis carries:
- the queC gene encoding 7-cyano-7-deazaguanine synthase QueC, translated to MTEQLNTTEKRAVILLSGGLDSATVVAMARAEGYNCYTMSFDYGQRSHAELHAAARVARDLGVIEHKVIGLNLNGMGGSALTDSSIDIPEELGEGIPVTYVPARNTVFLSLALGWAEVLGARDIFIGVNAVDYSGYPDCRPEFIESFERMANLATKAGVEGNGFRIQAPLQNLSKAQIVQAGVKLGVNYGLTVSCYQADDEGRACGKCDSCRLRADGFAAAGISDPTPYF
- the ybgF gene encoding tol-pal system protein YbgF; this encodes MRTCRRAVTVLALSLAPLAAWAAVPVVDDNSGYNSSGSSYPPAGYGTNGAYAGGAATAPASAQGMLFNQLQQMQDQISRQQGVIEELQNQVARMKQESLERYQDLDRRIGSGGAPAATPENSSAGGDASAAAGAATGAGAAAQAPAASSEPGDPAKEKLYYDAAFDLIKAKDFDKASQAFAAFLRKYPNSQYAGNAQYWLGEVNLAKGDLQGAGQAFAKVSQLYPKHAKVPDSLYKLADVERRLGHTDKVKGILQQVVAQYPGTSAAQLAQRDLQRM
- the tolB gene encoding Tol-Pal system beta propeller repeat protein TolB; translated protein: MAGIAMADEKNILVTSGSDRATPIAVVPFGFQGGAVLPDDMAEIIGNDLRNSGYYSPIPKQNMISQPSQPSEIIFRDWKAVGAQYMMVGSIVPAGGRLQVQWALFNVATEQKVADGSVSGTTEQLRDMAHYISDQSFEKLTGIKGAFSTRLLYVTAERFSEKNTRYTLQRSDYDGARAVTLLQSREPILSPRFAPDGKRIAYVSFEQKRPRIFVQNIDTGRREQITNFEGLNGAPAWSPDGNRLAFVLSKDGNPDIYVMNLGSRQITRVTAGPGINTEPYWGKDGSTIYFTSDRGGKPQIYKTSAGGGGAERVTFVGNYNANPKLSADEKTLVMIHRQDGFTNFKVAAQDLQRGSVKILTDSTLDESPTVAPNGTMVIYATRQQGRGVLMLVSINGRVRLPLPTAQGEVREPSWSPYLN
- the pal gene encoding peptidoglycan-associated lipoprotein Pal, yielding MEMLKFGKFAALALAMAVAVGCSSKGGDNAGEGAVDPNAGYGANTGAVDGSLSEEAALRAITTFYFEYDSSDLKPEAMRALDVHAKDLKANGARVVLEGNTDERGTREYNMALGERRAKAVQRYLVLQGVSPAQLELVSYGEERPVATGNDEQSWAQNRRVELRK
- the queE gene encoding 7-carboxy-7-deazaguanine synthase QueE — protein: MQDTLRITEVFYSLQGETRTAGLPTVFVRLTGCPLRCQYCDSAYAFSGGTLRTLDDIAEQVAGFRPRYVCVTGGEPLAQPNAIPLLKRLYDEGYEVSLETSGALDISAVDPRVSRVLDLKTPGSKEAHRNRYENIELLTPNDQVKFVICSREDYDWAVSKLIQYGLDRRAGEVLFSPSHHDLSARDLADWIVADNLPVRLQLQLHKYLWNDEPGR